The segment ACCGCCGTCGGGGACGCGCTGCTCGTGACGTCCGAGCTGGTGACCAATGCGCTGCGGCACGGCGGCGGGCTCACCGGCTTCGACGTGGACCTCGACCCGGGCGTGGTGACGATCACCGTCGCTGACGCGAGCGGCGAGCTGCCGCACCTCACGGACGCCCACGGGAGGGAGCGTGCCACCGGCCTGGCGGAGGGCGGCTTCGGCTGGCCCCTGATCAAGCTGCTGGCACAGGAGATCAGGCTGAGTCTGCCGCCGGAGGGCGGCAAGACGATCGAGGTGCGGCTGCCTCTTCATTGACCCGCGCCCTTCGTCGACCCGCGCCTCTTCATCGACCCGCGCCCCTTCGCCGCCCCTGACCCGCCTGCCGCGGAGCGATCGGCGGTGCGAAGAGTTCCCACGTGCCGGTCAGTCGGAACAGGCGGCTCATCCGTGGGCTCACGGGTCCCAGGGCCAGCGGGCAGCGCCCGCCGTTCAGATGCCCGCGTCGAGCGGCCACGAAGGCGCGCAGACCCACGCAGTCGCAGAAGGTGACGGCCGCCAGGTCGAGCGTGACGCCTTCCGGGTGCGCGCGCAGCGCGGCCTCGAGGTCCCGGTACAGGGCGGGGGCGGTGGCATGGTCGATCTCACCGCTGACGACGACACTGCCGCCCGGTGTGACCTCCACGGTCATCTGCGCGTCCTGCCCGGTCACGGGCGGCTCGGGGACGGTGTCGCCGGCGGGCGCCCGGGGATCGGTGGGGCGGCCTGGAAGGGGGTGCATGGTGTGCTCCCATGGGCCGGTCAGACCTGATCCTTTCGTCTCTATCGTCCTCTTTTGGCCCGTAATACGTCAACAATCACATGAGATGAATTTCCGGTCTTGCGACTCATGAGTAAATCGCCACATAATGGGTGCATGGGTGACAGTTCAGGCGATCGTCGGTCGTGGACCTTCCTGACGAACCACGCCCGAGTGCTGGTGGTGATCGCCCGAGATCCCGATGTACGTCTGCGTGACGTCGCCGTCGCATGCGAGGTGACCGAGCGGACGGTGCAGGCGATCGTCGCCGATCTGGAGGCCGCCGGGTACCTGGCGCACGCGCGCGAGGGGCGGCGCAACCGCTACCGCCTGTCCTCCGGCATGCGCTTCCGGCATCCGCTGGAGGGCGACTACGAGATCACCGGCCTGCTGGATCTGCTGAAGGCCGACCCCCGCGGCGGTCCCGTGCCCCATGTCGAGGCAGGCGACACCGGCCCTCTGTCCCGCGCGGACACCTAGGTCGTGTCCGGCAGGTCCCGCCTTGCCCGCGACGCCTCGCACGCACGATCGCCGCGCCCGTGAAGCGGTAGGACACGACGACCTGCCGCCGGCTCGGCCCGCGCTACCCGTTGAGGAACTCGCCGCACCGGTAGGGGCCGAGGTCCCGGCCCTCCGGCCGGCGCAGCGTGACCTTCACGTCGTCGGTCCTGACCGTCGGGTCGAGCACGGACTGCGCGCGGGCCAGGGTGCACACCAGTTGCCCCGTGCCCTGGTCGCGGCCCGACGCCGCGTACGGGTCCTCCAGGTGCACCGTGACCTGGTCGCCCTCGCCCGTCACCGTGTAGCCGCCGAGCTGGACCAGGTTGGTGAGGCCGTCACGCTGTTCGGCCGGGGGAGGGCCGCCGGCGAGCAGTTTCACCACCGCGTTGAGGCTCTCGACCTTCCTGTCGAGCACCGGCACTCCCCGCAGTCCGCTGTCCGACGCGAAGTACAGCCGGACTCCCCGCGTCAGCCCGGACGCCGGCTCACCCGCCCCTATCACCCCCGTCGGCTGCACACCGCACCCCACCAGGGCGATCCCGAGGACGGAGAGCAGCACTCCCGCTCGTCCCTTCACTCCGCTCCCTCTTCCGTACGCCGCAGGGGCAGGCGCAGTGTGAACACGGCACCGCCCTCCGGCCCTTCGACGACGTCGATCGTGCCGCCGTGCAGCCGCGCGTTCTCCAGGGCGATCGCCGTGCCGAGGCCGCTGCCCTGCCCGGCGGTGTCGGCCGCACTCCGCGTGCGGGCCGTATCCGCCTTGTAGAACCGGTCGAAGACCCGCTCCCGGGCCTCCGCCGGCAGCCCCGGGCCGTGGTCGGCGACCTCCACCGTCACCCACTCCCCGTCCGCTGCCCCGGTCGTGCCGAGGGTCACGGTGACCGGCGGGGCTCCGTGCCGCAGCGCGTTGCCCACCAGGTTCGCCACGATCACATCGACGCGACGCCGGTCGACCACCGCCCGTACCCCCTCGTCGAGGCGGACCTCCACCCGGTCCGTCCAGCCGCGCACCGCGAGCGACGCCCGTACCGCATCGGCGAGGTCCGTCTCCGCCGCGTTCAGCCGGACCGCGTTCGCGTCGAAGCGGGAGATCTCCATCAGGTCCTCGACGAGCCGCGAGAGCCGTGCCGTCTCCGCGCCCACGGTACGGGCCGCCCGCGCCGCGTCCGGCGGCAGCTGGTCGGCGTCCTCCTCCAGGACGGTCGCGACCATCGTCATCGCCGCCAGAGGTGTGCGCAGTTCGTGCGATACGTCCGCCACGAAGCGGCGCGCCTTCGCCTCCTGCTCGCGCAGCCGCGCGTCGGAGGCCTGAAGGGCGTCCGCCGTCTCGTTGAACGTCCGCGCCAGATCGGCCAGTTCGTCGTGCCCCGTGACCGCGACCCGACTCCCGAGATCGCCCTCCGCGAGCTCGCGCGTGGCCCGTCCCAGCTTCCGTACGGGACGGAGGACCGTTCCGGCGGCCAGCAGCGCCAGGACGGCGGCCAGCACCACCACCGGCAGGACTCCCGCCCGTACGGAGTCGAGCAGGGCGGCGGTGTCGTCGCGTTCGGCCCGCAGATCGGTGATGACGAAGACTTCGAGGCCGGAGGAGCGCCGGTCCCCGTCCGCGTACGTCACGGGCATGCCGACCACCAGATAGGGATCGCCCCGCCACATGACCCGCTGGAACCGGGACCCGTCCCCGGCCCGTACGGCGGTGCGCAGCTCGGCGGTGATCCTGCCGTCCGTGTCGGCGAGCGAATCGGAGACCGCGGCCAGGTCGTGGTAGCGGGCGACCACGATGCGGGCGCCGAGGCCGTCCGAGACCTTCGACGCGAACCGGGAGAGCGACCGCTGGTCGGGCGGCAGGTCGAAGTCGGCGGCGACCGCGGTGACCCGCGTCCGCACGTCGTTCACGGCGGCGTCCTGGGTGCGCCGCAGGACGGCGGTGCGCGCGTCCCGGTAGGCGAGCGCGGTCGCGGTGACCGCGCTGATGAGCGCGACGACGACGAACGTCACGACGAGCCGGGTCCGCAGCCCGCCGACGAGCCGCCGGGAGCGCCGCGTAGGGCCCCCGCCACGCCCACTGGGGCCGCTGCCGGTGGCATGGCCATGGCCGGGGTCACTGCCGGTGCCGGGGCCGGGGCCGGATTCAGATCCGGTGCGAGTGCGGCCGCCGGTGCTGGTGAGCCCAGCGCCCTTTCCGCGGCTCACAGCGGTCCGAAGCGGTAGCCGAAGCCCCGCACCGTCTGGACGTAGCGCGGCCTCGCCGGTACGTCCTCCAGCTTGGCCCGCAGCCGGCCGACCGCCGCGTCCACCAGCCGGGAGTCACCGAGGAACGTGTGGTCCCAGACCGATTCGAGGAGCTGCTCGCGGCTGAACACCCGGCCGGGGGAGGCCGACAGTTCGAGGAGCAGCCGCAGTTCGGTGGGCGGCAGCGGGATCGTGACACCGTGCTTCGTGACGGTGAGACCGGCGCGGTCGATCACCAGGCCCGCGAGGTCGCCGTCGCCGGTCCGCGACGGCCCGGACGGTTCCGCCCGCCGCAGGGCC is part of the Streptomyces sp. NBC_00250 genome and harbors:
- a CDS encoding ATP-binding protein, whose product is MTFVVVALISAVTATALAYRDARTAVLRRTQDAAVNDVRTRVTAVAADFDLPPDQRSLSRFASKVSDGLGARIVVARYHDLAAVSDSLADTDGRITAELRTAVRAGDGSRFQRVMWRGDPYLVVGMPVTYADGDRRSSGLEVFVITDLRAERDDTAALLDSVRAGVLPVVVLAAVLALLAAGTVLRPVRKLGRATRELAEGDLGSRVAVTGHDELADLARTFNETADALQASDARLREQEAKARRFVADVSHELRTPLAAMTMVATVLEEDADQLPPDAARAARTVGAETARLSRLVEDLMEISRFDANAVRLNAAETDLADAVRASLAVRGWTDRVEVRLDEGVRAVVDRRRVDVIVANLVGNALRHGAPPVTVTLGTTGAADGEWVTVEVADHGPGLPAEARERVFDRFYKADTARTRSAADTAGQGSGLGTAIALENARLHGGTIDVVEGPEGGAVFTLRLPLRRTEEGAE
- a CDS encoding helix-turn-helix transcriptional regulator is translated as MGDSSGDRRSWTFLTNHARVLVVIARDPDVRLRDVAVACEVTERTVQAIVADLEAAGYLAHAREGRRNRYRLSSGMRFRHPLEGDYEITGLLDLLKADPRGGPVPHVEAGDTGPLSRADT
- a CDS encoding ATP-binding protein is translated as MTAGHRTQDRNRRPFVPHDAAEARAQVAAALRVAATGNGSPPSTTAVGDALLVTSELVTNALRHGGGLTGFDVDLDPGVVTITVADASGELPHLTDAHGRERATGLAEGGFGWPLIKLLAQEIRLSLPPEGGKTIEVRLPLH
- a CDS encoding STAS domain-containing protein; translation: MHPLPGRPTDPRAPAGDTVPEPPVTGQDAQMTVEVTPGGSVVVSGEIDHATAPALYRDLEAALRAHPEGVTLDLAAVTFCDCVGLRAFVAARRGHLNGGRCPLALGPVSPRMSRLFRLTGTWELFAPPIAPRQAGQGRRRGAGR